One segment of Papaver somniferum cultivar HN1 unplaced genomic scaffold, ASM357369v1 unplaced-scaffold_137, whole genome shotgun sequence DNA contains the following:
- the LOC113334641 gene encoding transcription factor bHLH52-like: MYNNLLLISTSTNYSAPLKNTSFITSSPNTHTTDISFLFQQEDYFDTTNITDNLNNTNPLFPYCSYSPSLKRQRPYVPRFPLDNFALNNNDGWFPNPLNNSCFPTSQLDEFLFPTPTNTTITTTTANEVSIAQPAYSDYRGGGYVETSNGKKCNSGRYLSAQSVAARERRRKISQKTQQLGKLVPGGSKLSTADMFHAAYKYIKFLQAQIGVLEFMVSIQEMEEGCLTPHLGVLLTSLPIQEKLYAQEKCLISSCCIEIMRKTQEII; this comes from the exons ATGTACAACAATCTTCTTCTCATCAGTACCAGTACCAATTACTCTGCTCCATTGAAAAACACTTCCTTCATTACCAGTAGTCCTAATACTCATACTACTGATATTTCTTTCTTGTTTCAACAAGAAGATTACTTCGACACTACCAATATTACAGATAACCTCAACAACACTAATCCTCTTTTCCCATACTGCTCTTACTCACCAAGCCTTAAACGCCAACGACCCTATGTTCCTAGATTTCCTCTGGATAATTTTGCACTCAATAACAATGATGGATGGTTTCCGAATCCTTTGAATAACTCTTGTTTCCCAACTTCTCAGCTGgatgaatttttgtttccaaCACCAACTAATACTACCATTACCACTACTACTGCTAATGAGGTTTCAATTGCACAGCCGGCTTATTCAGACTATCGAGGTGGCGGTTACGTTGAGACGAGTAACGGGAAGAAATGTAACAGCGGCAGGTACTTATCGGCTCAGAGTGTTGCGGCTAGAGAGAGGAGACGGAAAATAAGTCAGAAAACACAACAGCTTGGGAAGTTGGTTCCTGGAGGAAGTAAACTGAGTACAGCTGACATGTTTCATGCTGCTTATAAGTATATCAAGTTTTTGCAGGCTCAAATTGGTGTGCTTGAATTCATGGTCTCAATTCAG GAAATGGAGGAAGGTTGTTTAACACCACATTTAGGTGTTCTATTGACATCATTACCCATTCAAGAGAAGTTGTATGCTCAGGAGAAGTGTTTAATTTCGAGTTGTTGCATAGAGATTATGCGCAAAACACAGGAGATAATTTAA